A part of Vallitalea pronyensis genomic DNA contains:
- a CDS encoding DEAD/DEAH box helicase family protein, whose translation MSRSLNKFISSSQTNLKRNDPNWKVFKSDSKTYHDEVKKNCQKLIVKSVKANNQKVTKSNFLRQEYYRLVETLTGENGHFQKVLNFIIKDRFNNMFQTNQEVNTYSKEVKKEMVSTYNRITAHYTQPRKESHQQNNDETKQLSLVPVKEQEEEALRDSNKQALIAFIVKQGTGVDGCKLRISTFVSANPNNELGCIRAIKSEYVKRGDFFNYKDVSGYWYINGKGMQLRFHNAKDEFLVSWIQLYKIIKALMNAGNYLDTVSEEVHTEDNYHITDEDLQYGTLKQKCKYNLAAIGLIKNTDNPEWPKIEQKQILVKYSGWGGLPGVFDEANEKWQEERKQLKSLLTEEEYADARAGTLNAHYTPKNIIEFIYKALYIMGVKDAKVLEPACGTGNFIGLMPEGMQKQVKAIEIDSISGGIAKKLYEEANIHIGAFEKSNLPYDHYDLVVGNVPFGSYKVHDPQYNQYKLKIHDYFIVKSLDHLREGGIMAIITSKGTMDKKDSSVRELINKRAELIAAIRLPNVAFKASANTEVTTDILFFKKSSEEANTRNFIDIAPYSNDDFHVNEYFIDNPNMLLGTMVEEVKLNGHKNTTLVASEQWEQEMKDLLAYIPEDIYQVELKKSPKEKKVIKQATEIPVEDVQLAVKEFGYCIIKDNIYQREKHVFKQVDVKGKRHKRLMQLIELRTHIMEYIANQSQIGYDDAQLSRERYVINQIYDKFVEDFGYINTRINKSIFKEDPDFPVLLALEEEKEDGVWVKAQIFHKRTVSPAKEITHVDTAEEALMVSLNKYARINLDYMSQLANKSIEVLIQELKGNIFKDPESGLYETAEAYLSGNVREKLNIAREYQGMDEYAANAKALEVVQPKELEAHEIIIKLGATWIPDTVIEDFVRYLFQVNKFLNVSYSQAIAIWSIQVDYVDGVLNNKTYGTYRANGIRLLQDALNLKQTKIFDVEIDENGNKRSILNKKETLLARQKQDDIKKKFNDWVLEESDRRNMLVSIYNKRFNSFRTRDYNPKGITFEGMNMNIQLAQHQSGGVTRILFGGNTLLAHVVGAGKTFTMVAAAMKLRQVGLANKSLFVVPNHLIHDWAAEFIRLYPNAKILAATQDDFKPQYRKRLFARIATGDWDAIIVAHSSFKKIRVSPEYAKAFMDRQIDEIEMAIIAQKDEKVRNTRLIKQLETTKKRLEAEMESMTKDYEKDNHLTFEQLGVDYLFVDEAHEFKNLYVYTKMGNVAGIPQTKSQKAFDLFMKSQYVINKFGNGKQSLVFATGTPISNSMTEMYTMQRYMQYNKLCELGLAHFDAWASTFGEQTAALEISPDGSGYRMKTRFRKFNNLPELLMMFKEFADVKTKDMLNLPVPKLRGGKPITIECQPSKELEYFISTLVERAEAIHSGHVSPKDDNMLLITNEGRKAALDLRLIYGDELDQASDKIMQAVDNIYTLWKITGERKLTQLVFCDISTPSNDFNIYDDIKNRLIDKGIPEEEIEFIHNANTGVKKAQLFKKVRKGDVRILLGSTPKMGAGTNVQERLIALHHLDAPWRPSDIEQREGRIERQGNLNLQWGNEIMILRYVTKGSFDAYSWQLLETKARFIGQIMSGDVNVRTADDVDDTSLSFAEVKAIASGNPMVMEKMEVDTEIQRLSVLKSGYKRDWYAMQDQLAALPGTIENLQKDIHHYEQDILARKGSTPFSITIEEQAFTDPKLAGAKMLTLFDVLDMDKEMPIGEYRGFNVSLSKVETPFDGIMKFILLTNSKANTKTYKFEPSVLPKTNINKLDKILDGFEERLEEKKVKLERSKTSIVHIQDALEKPFEHEEKLQELTIRQKELDALLSQDDKQVSEVEETA comes from the coding sequence ATGAGCAGAAGTTTAAACAAGTTTATAAGTAGTTCTCAGACAAATTTAAAACGAAATGACCCAAACTGGAAAGTCTTTAAAAGTGATTCCAAGACATATCATGATGAGGTCAAAAAGAACTGCCAGAAGTTGATTGTTAAGTCTGTAAAAGCCAACAATCAAAAGGTAACGAAAAGTAATTTTCTGAGACAAGAGTATTACAGGTTAGTTGAGACATTAACTGGAGAAAATGGACATTTTCAAAAGGTATTAAATTTTATCATAAAAGATAGATTTAATAATATGTTTCAAACTAACCAAGAAGTGAACACATATTCTAAAGAAGTAAAAAAAGAAATGGTAAGTACATATAATCGTATAACAGCTCACTATACACAGCCAAGGAAAGAGTCTCATCAGCAAAATAATGATGAGACAAAGCAACTTTCACTTGTTCCAGTCAAAGAACAAGAGGAAGAAGCCCTTCGTGATAGTAATAAACAAGCCTTAATAGCATTTATAGTAAAACAAGGAACAGGTGTAGACGGTTGTAAATTAAGGATTTCAACCTTTGTGAGTGCCAATCCTAACAATGAGCTTGGATGTATTCGGGCTATCAAGAGTGAGTATGTGAAACGTGGTGATTTTTTTAATTACAAGGATGTATCCGGATATTGGTACATTAACGGTAAAGGGATGCAACTTAGATTTCACAATGCTAAAGATGAATTTCTTGTAAGTTGGATACAACTCTATAAGATCATTAAAGCATTGATGAATGCTGGTAATTACTTAGATACAGTTTCGGAAGAGGTTCATACAGAAGATAATTATCATATAACAGATGAAGACCTTCAGTATGGAACCTTAAAACAAAAGTGTAAGTATAACTTAGCTGCCATTGGGTTAATTAAGAATACTGACAATCCTGAATGGCCAAAGATAGAGCAAAAACAAATATTAGTGAAATACTCTGGATGGGGAGGCTTACCAGGAGTATTTGATGAAGCTAATGAAAAGTGGCAAGAAGAAAGAAAACAACTAAAATCCTTACTTACAGAAGAAGAATATGCCGATGCAAGGGCAGGCACGTTGAACGCCCACTACACGCCTAAAAACATTATAGAATTTATCTATAAGGCATTATATATAATGGGTGTAAAGGATGCAAAGGTACTTGAACCTGCATGTGGCACAGGCAATTTTATAGGGCTAATGCCTGAAGGTATGCAAAAACAGGTTAAAGCCATTGAAATTGATAGTATATCTGGAGGGATTGCAAAGAAACTTTATGAAGAAGCTAATATACACATTGGTGCTTTTGAAAAAAGTAACTTGCCCTACGATCATTATGATTTGGTGGTAGGTAATGTACCCTTTGGTTCTTACAAGGTACATGACCCCCAATACAATCAATACAAGCTTAAAATTCATGATTACTTTATTGTTAAGTCATTAGATCATTTACGTGAAGGTGGTATAATGGCCATTATCACAAGTAAAGGGACCATGGATAAGAAAGATTCATCTGTAAGGGAACTGATTAACAAAAGAGCAGAGCTAATAGCTGCCATTAGACTCCCTAATGTGGCATTTAAAGCATCTGCCAATACAGAGGTAACGACAGATATACTATTCTTCAAGAAATCATCAGAAGAGGCTAATACACGAAATTTTATAGATATAGCACCTTATAGTAACGATGATTTTCATGTCAATGAGTACTTCATAGATAATCCCAATATGCTACTTGGTACCATGGTGGAAGAGGTCAAACTCAATGGCCATAAAAACACCACATTGGTTGCCAGTGAACAGTGGGAACAGGAAATGAAAGACTTATTAGCATACATACCCGAAGATATATATCAAGTGGAACTAAAGAAGAGTCCCAAAGAAAAAAAGGTGATTAAACAAGCTACTGAAATACCAGTAGAAGATGTTCAATTGGCCGTAAAGGAATTTGGTTACTGCATCATTAAAGACAATATCTATCAAAGAGAAAAACATGTCTTTAAGCAAGTAGATGTTAAAGGTAAAAGGCATAAACGCTTGATGCAGCTCATTGAGCTTAGAACGCATATCATGGAATACATAGCCAATCAGTCACAAATAGGCTATGATGATGCACAATTATCTCGTGAAAGATATGTCATTAATCAAATTTACGACAAATTTGTTGAAGATTTTGGCTATATTAATACCAGGATAAATAAAAGCATATTCAAAGAAGATCCCGACTTCCCTGTACTTCTTGCTTTAGAAGAAGAAAAAGAGGATGGCGTATGGGTTAAGGCTCAAATATTTCATAAAAGAACCGTATCCCCGGCAAAGGAAATAACCCATGTGGATACAGCAGAAGAAGCCCTAATGGTATCACTCAATAAATATGCTCGTATTAACCTGGACTATATGAGTCAACTCGCCAATAAAAGTATAGAAGTTTTGATTCAGGAGTTAAAAGGCAATATCTTTAAAGACCCAGAATCAGGACTTTATGAAACGGCTGAGGCCTATTTGAGTGGTAATGTACGTGAAAAACTCAACATTGCAAGAGAATATCAAGGCATGGATGAGTATGCTGCCAATGCTAAAGCCTTAGAAGTGGTACAACCTAAAGAGCTTGAAGCCCATGAGATTATCATTAAGTTAGGTGCTACGTGGATTCCAGATACAGTCATTGAAGATTTTGTTCGGTATCTTTTTCAAGTCAATAAGTTTCTTAATGTATCTTATAGTCAAGCCATTGCTATATGGAGCATTCAAGTAGACTATGTGGACGGTGTCCTTAATAATAAGACATATGGTACATATAGAGCAAATGGTATAAGGTTGCTACAGGATGCCCTCAATCTCAAACAGACTAAAATTTTTGATGTAGAGATTGATGAAAATGGTAATAAGCGGTCTATTTTAAATAAAAAAGAGACCTTATTGGCAAGGCAGAAACAAGACGATATCAAGAAAAAATTCAATGATTGGGTACTCGAAGAATCCGATCGGAGAAACATGCTTGTAAGCATCTATAATAAGCGATTCAACTCATTTAGGACAAGGGATTACAACCCCAAAGGCATTACTTTCGAAGGTATGAATATGAACATTCAATTAGCCCAACATCAATCGGGTGGTGTTACACGGATATTATTTGGTGGTAATACGCTATTGGCTCATGTAGTAGGGGCAGGAAAAACTTTTACAATGGTAGCTGCGGCGATGAAGCTTCGGCAAGTTGGACTAGCCAATAAATCCTTATTTGTTGTACCGAACCATCTTATTCACGATTGGGCGGCCGAATTCATCCGATTATATCCCAATGCGAAGATACTGGCAGCTACACAGGATGATTTTAAACCACAGTATCGAAAGAGACTATTTGCAAGGATAGCAACCGGTGATTGGGATGCCATTATAGTAGCCCACTCATCCTTTAAAAAGATCCGTGTATCGCCTGAGTATGCAAAGGCATTTATGGATAGACAAATTGACGAGATTGAAATGGCTATTATCGCACAAAAAGATGAAAAAGTACGTAATACCAGGTTAATCAAACAGCTTGAAACAACCAAAAAAAGATTAGAGGCTGAAATGGAAAGCATGACGAAGGACTATGAAAAAGATAACCATCTAACCTTTGAACAGCTAGGTGTAGATTATCTATTCGTTGATGAAGCCCATGAATTTAAGAATCTTTATGTGTACACCAAGATGGGAAATGTGGCAGGGATACCCCAAACAAAATCACAAAAAGCCTTTGATCTCTTCATGAAATCACAGTATGTGATTAATAAGTTTGGTAACGGTAAGCAAAGTTTAGTGTTTGCTACAGGAACACCCATTAGTAACAGCATGACAGAAATGTATACCATGCAAAGGTACATGCAATACAACAAGTTATGTGAGTTGGGATTAGCTCACTTTGATGCATGGGCATCTACTTTTGGGGAACAGACGGCTGCATTAGAAATATCACCAGATGGTTCAGGTTATCGGATGAAAACCAGGTTTAGAAAGTTTAATAACCTGCCAGAGCTGTTAATGATGTTTAAAGAATTTGCAGATGTTAAAACAAAAGATATGCTGAACTTACCTGTACCAAAACTACGTGGTGGAAAACCCATAACCATTGAATGTCAACCATCAAAGGAGCTTGAATATTTTATCTCAACGCTGGTTGAGCGGGCAGAAGCGATTCATAGTGGCCATGTAAGTCCAAAGGATGATAACATGCTTTTAATCACTAATGAAGGCAGAAAAGCTGCACTTGATTTAAGATTAATATATGGCGATGAATTAGATCAAGCTTCAGATAAAATAATGCAAGCGGTAGACAACATTTATACCCTTTGGAAAATTACCGGCGAAAGAAAACTGACCCAATTAGTATTTTGTGATATCTCAACCCCTTCTAATGACTTTAATATTTATGATGACATTAAAAATAGACTCATAGATAAAGGCATTCCCGAAGAGGAAATTGAGTTTATACATAATGCGAATACGGGTGTCAAAAAAGCTCAGTTATTCAAAAAGGTCAGAAAAGGAGATGTAAGAATCTTGCTAGGTTCTACCCCTAAGATGGGGGCAGGTACCAATGTGCAAGAACGCTTAATTGCACTCCATCACTTAGATGCTCCATGGCGGCCATCGGACATTGAACAACGAGAAGGCCGTATCGAGAGACAAGGTAACTTAAACCTCCAATGGGGTAATGAAATCATGATTCTAAGATACGTCACAAAAGGATCATTTGATGCCTATTCTTGGCAGCTACTCGAAACCAAAGCTCGTTTTATTGGACAGATTATGTCTGGTGATGTAAATGTCAGGACAGCGGATGACGTGGACGATACATCCTTATCATTCGCAGAGGTAAAAGCCATCGCATCCGGTAATCCAATGGTCATGGAGAAAATGGAAGTTGATACAGAGATACAGAGACTATCAGTCTTGAAATCAGGTTACAAGCGTGACTGGTATGCCATGCAAGACCAACTTGCAGCATTACCTGGTACGATAGAAAATCTCCAGAAAGACATACACCATTATGAACAAGATATTCTGGCCAGAAAAGGTAGTACACCGTTTTCAATCACCATCGAAGAACAAGCCTTTACTGATCCAAAACTTGCAGGTGCAAAAATGCTTACACTATTTGATGTTTTGGACATGGATAAAGAAATGCCTATCGGTGAATATCGTGGTTTTAATGTAAGTCTTTCTAAGGTGGAAACACCCTTTGATGGTATTATGAAATTTATACTTCTAACCAATTCTAAAGCTAATACGAAAACCTATAAATTTGAACCATCGGTTTTACCTAAAACCAATATCAATAAGCTTGATAAGATATTGGATGGCTTTGAAGAAAGGTTAGAAGAGAAAAAGGTCAAATTGGAGAGAAGTAAAACATCTATTGTACATATTCAAGATGCCTTGGAAAAACCTTTTGAACACGAAGAAAAGCTTCAGGAGTTAACTATCAGGCAAAAGGAATTAGACGCATTACTCAGTCAAGACGATAAACAAGTATCTGAAGTAGAAGAAACAGCTTAA
- a CDS encoding SAM-dependent methyltransferase: MYNNLSKTEIDTMNSYLINKFGKEKTSQFLREEGVKPLTNRVGKSLTSFIAFPQRGNEGSSKWKGNLSPKVTEALLKFIIDYKKYYNENSDVKVIDAMAGSGSLKLLCNRLDISCSSYDLNPNYQHGIGGWNAVVDELPESADIIHVHPPYYNAITYSGNVWGHHPHPDDLSRCNSYDEFIHKLNVANQKLYLSLRKGGRLIVTVGDVRKNGKFYSIQNDMAKLGKLESFIVKAQYNCSSDNKTYKKPFIPIVTEYVMVFMKEKPFIVHFSCTKHAVVDIRKSSNVTWYQLIKDTFEYLGGSASLNSLNEVLANTKKAKNNSHFKDRIRATISENNDFVRVRRGFYKLIYAAN, from the coding sequence ATGTATAACAATTTAAGTAAAACAGAAATTGACACCATGAATTCATATCTAATTAATAAGTTTGGTAAAGAAAAAACTTCTCAGTTTTTACGTGAGGAAGGAGTCAAGCCTTTAACCAATAGAGTTGGTAAATCATTGACTTCATTTATTGCATTTCCGCAGAGAGGTAATGAAGGCAGCTCTAAATGGAAAGGTAATTTATCTCCAAAGGTTACGGAAGCACTTTTAAAGTTTATTATTGACTATAAGAAATACTACAATGAGAACTCAGATGTTAAAGTAATTGATGCTATGGCTGGTTCTGGCTCACTAAAATTGCTTTGTAATCGGCTAGATATCTCTTGTAGCAGTTATGACCTTAATCCAAACTATCAACATGGCATAGGGGGTTGGAATGCTGTTGTAGATGAACTTCCTGAATCAGCGGATATCATTCATGTACATCCACCATATTATAATGCAATCACTTATAGTGGTAATGTATGGGGTCATCATCCTCATCCCGACGATTTAAGCCGTTGTAATAGTTACGATGAATTCATTCATAAGTTAAACGTTGCTAATCAAAAGCTATACCTTTCTTTAAGAAAAGGCGGACGATTGATAGTTACAGTTGGTGATGTTAGGAAGAATGGTAAGTTTTATAGCATTCAGAATGATATGGCCAAATTAGGTAAACTGGAAAGCTTTATTGTTAAGGCACAGTATAATTGTTCCTCTGATAATAAAACATATAAAAAACCTTTTATACCTATAGTTACCGAGTATGTAATGGTATTTATGAAAGAAAAACCTTTTATTGTACACTTTTCATGTACTAAACATGCTGTTGTTGATATTAGAAAGTCATCTAATGTCACTTGGTACCAACTAATAAAAGATACTTTTGAATACTTAGGTGGATCTGCATCTTTAAATTCTTTAAATGAAGTATTAGCCAATACCAAAAAGGCAAAAAATAATTCTCATTTTAAGGACCGTATACGTGCAACCATCTCTGAAAACAATGATTTTGTTCGTGTTAGAAGAGGGTTCTACAAGCTGATTTATGCAGCTAATTAA
- a CDS encoding Cas9 inhibitor AcrIIA9 family protein, whose product MKVKQDYKKQAINKVNQEIEEYRQQQKKKTVEIVYKLMTQHMFTEATAHYSLDLIKKSERIARLVLEKEANTVDCAKAVIAVARKTGSLGAMQLEHFYNAIWDYYKIDHKEVKELERIEALKREEARKKRLANAAKRKKSSTATQPENKADNKQLSLF is encoded by the coding sequence ATGAAAGTAAAACAAGATTATAAAAAGCAAGCCATAAATAAAGTGAACCAAGAAATTGAGGAATATAGACAACAACAGAAGAAAAAAACAGTTGAAATAGTCTATAAGCTAATGACACAGCATATGTTTACAGAAGCAACAGCTCACTATTCGCTTGATCTCATTAAGAAAAGTGAAAGAATTGCACGATTAGTCCTGGAAAAAGAAGCGAACACAGTGGATTGTGCAAAAGCTGTTATAGCTGTAGCTAGAAAAACCGGTTCGCTAGGTGCCATGCAATTAGAGCACTTTTACAACGCTATATGGGACTATTACAAAATAGATCATAAAGAAGTAAAAGAGCTTGAAAGAATTGAAGCACTAAAACGAGAAGAAGCACGTAAAAAAAGGCTTGCTAATGCTGCAAAAAGGAAAAAATCAAGTACAGCAACTCAACCCGAAAACAAAGCTGATAATAAACAGTTATCATTGTTTTAA
- a CDS encoding tyrosine-type recombinase/integrase, which yields MFDIKYNWKKTGHGATDNLGKQLEKIAKRMNQNQFKTRYRYMESNTRFIKFVAKEFKLRKLANMQDKHLKAYVDHMRLKGNSDKYIKTELSGIRFIHNSIDNTKYELSDARNFSQEVALAFTRDGRADRAWTEKEYQGFKNLAIEKHHEEIAKVFEGIRHTGMRIDEIVSLKYQEVHNALRDGYLHLTNTKGGVPRNVPLTEGARSIFANVLMDKQPGAYVFTPAKYVQTRTIHKFKKQIQNFIYNHRDKIQDKDRTQSGHNLKKEDRGALTPHGLRHMFAREEYMNKRGTGVSKFKARLEVANMLGHGRDSVTFIYLGGIKE from the coding sequence GTGTTTGATATAAAATATAATTGGAAAAAAACAGGACATGGAGCTACAGATAATTTAGGAAAACAACTTGAAAAAATTGCTAAAAGGATGAATCAAAATCAGTTTAAGACACGTTATAGGTATATGGAATCCAATACTCGGTTTATTAAATTTGTGGCCAAAGAGTTTAAGCTAAGAAAATTAGCTAATATGCAGGATAAGCACTTAAAAGCATATGTAGATCATATGCGACTAAAGGGAAATTCTGATAAGTATATAAAAACCGAACTTTCAGGGATTCGGTTTATACATAATAGTATTGACAATACGAAGTATGAGTTATCCGACGCTAGAAATTTTAGTCAAGAGGTAGCGTTAGCATTTACTCGTGATGGCCGAGCGGATCGGGCTTGGACTGAGAAAGAATATCAAGGTTTTAAAAACTTGGCCATTGAGAAACATCATGAAGAAATTGCTAAAGTGTTTGAAGGTATTCGACATACTGGTATGCGTATAGATGAAATTGTTAGCTTAAAGTATCAAGAAGTTCATAATGCTTTAAGAGATGGATATTTACATCTAACCAATACAAAAGGTGGCGTACCAAGAAACGTACCATTAACTGAAGGGGCAAGGTCTATATTTGCAAATGTCTTGATGGATAAACAACCTGGTGCTTATGTTTTTACTCCGGCAAAGTATGTACAGACTAGAACGATTCATAAATTTAAAAAGCAGATACAAAATTTCATATATAACCATCGGGACAAAATTCAAGATAAGGATAGAACCCAGTCTGGCCATAACTTAAAAAAGGAAGACAGAGGCGCATTAACGCCTCATGGGTTAAGACATATGTTTGCTAGAGAAGAGTATATGAATAAGAGAGGCACTGGTGTTAGCAAATTTAAAGCAAGATTAGAAGTTGCTAACATGTTAGGTCATGGAAGAGATTCCGTTACATTTATTTATCTAGGAGGAATAAAAGAATGA
- a CDS encoding S1 RNA-binding domain-containing protein, with protein MNTATLNELKKKKIFTSTVLGKENMDGQYHAFLRYKDIKVLIPESEMEVEKSHLRDRIGSLIGANIEYIITKITDNHVLASRKKAMEIRRTQLQKVNAGDVIDAKIIGTATKKCIVECYGHEITIPIQDISYNWISNVEDNFHVGMNVKVKVLSKSPFTINLKDAEVIDFNPNDYAIGNEYLATVIDTKSQGVYVELDKRRSVLCRSVDWRRGCHKGDIVVIEITNVDEQVCRTWGIIKRLIKKAT; from the coding sequence ATGAATACTGCAACATTGAATGAACTCAAGAAGAAAAAGATATTTACTAGTACAGTCTTAGGGAAAGAAAATATGGATGGCCAATATCATGCATTTCTAAGATATAAAGATATTAAGGTTTTGATTCCTGAGTCTGAAATGGAAGTTGAAAAGTCACATCTACGTGATAGAATTGGTTCGCTTATTGGAGCCAATATAGAATACATCATTACAAAAATTACCGATAATCATGTGTTAGCAAGTCGAAAGAAAGCAATGGAAATAAGACGTACCCAACTTCAAAAAGTCAATGCCGGTGATGTTATTGATGCTAAAATTATTGGTACGGCTACTAAAAAATGCATCGTTGAGTGTTATGGCCATGAGATAACCATACCTATACAAGATATTTCATATAACTGGATTTCCAATGTTGAAGATAACTTTCATGTAGGGATGAATGTGAAAGTAAAGGTGCTATCAAAATCACCTTTTACTATTAACTTGAAAGATGCTGAAGTGATTGATTTTAACCCTAATGATTACGCTATTGGCAATGAGTATCTAGCAACTGTCATTGATACAAAATCCCAAGGTGTTTATGTGGAACTAGATAAGCGACGTAGCGTTTTATGCCGATCAGTGGATTGGCGTAGAGGCTGCCATAAAGGTGATATTGTGGTTATTGAAATAACCAATGTAGATGAGCAAGTTTGCAGAACGTG
- a CDS encoding PcfJ domain-containing protein, with protein sequence MKKKNFSLEVEEIKWTAQYDHIIKWTIIEDDVLQITVYSCKKKRVLYRLFANQKEYITYKFNTQKWSKAMLRNLVTRDWHKISKYKVEPCLEKHTYQRILGNKEDDILKAIYAYQKQLKMNEYHKLRSKIDNMFDQLKPLPDNLNEWVIDKVFKDSNYMIYQKKGSRIFGHCTRCKKDTILKKVKHNKRVICPECQTDVTALSKGLWMRIHDVSDTKYFNVINNTSNGLVIRVFCATKDETYKKQSFKTRETSRFLLRERQLPIGYRKCDKTFRSGYHYWSYGCDWHERKDSVYDESSYLYTDNLDKELNSRYQYCGIKKYAEGVGTIDVMRYLYNYQSKPLLEQLAKGKFFALITDIILYQSYYGLFQSLDMGIDFKASTLQQALGLNKDQVKVIQRANVDINLIKLYKYSISLGQELNANELIYLQEKQGSDYFYSPYYPYEQVEELTQQPDVISNRKHAYVTLKKLIMYKQKQEALGHGRNFYNNYLDYLKECKILQYNLRSKTRLYPKDLLEAHQKTSALISIKKDEKINKKIIQLNNSLAPIYEEEYQGYCFIMPKGIDDFFKESDQLKHCVKNYAERMANETTTIVFMRKKGEENKPLYTIEYKKRRIQQIQGFQHSTPPEGIKKIADVWAKNIEKKLLVT encoded by the coding sequence ATGAAGAAAAAGAATTTTTCCTTAGAAGTAGAAGAAATTAAATGGACAGCTCAATATGACCATATCATTAAGTGGACAATAATTGAGGATGATGTTCTTCAGATAACCGTTTATTCATGTAAGAAGAAAAGAGTCTTATATCGTCTATTTGCTAATCAAAAAGAATACATTACCTATAAGTTTAATACTCAAAAATGGTCCAAGGCAATGTTAAGGAACTTAGTAACTAGGGATTGGCATAAAATAAGCAAATATAAAGTAGAACCTTGTTTGGAGAAGCATACGTATCAACGGATATTAGGTAATAAAGAAGATGATATCCTTAAAGCCATATATGCCTATCAAAAACAACTAAAAATGAATGAATATCATAAGCTTAGAAGTAAGATTGATAACATGTTTGACCAATTAAAGCCCTTACCAGATAACCTTAATGAATGGGTTATTGATAAAGTCTTTAAGGATTCAAATTATATGATTTATCAAAAGAAAGGTTCTAGGATATTCGGACATTGCACACGATGTAAAAAAGACACCATATTAAAAAAAGTCAAACACAATAAAAGAGTTATTTGTCCTGAGTGTCAAACAGATGTTACTGCTTTATCTAAAGGTCTTTGGATGAGAATTCATGATGTGAGTGATACAAAATATTTTAATGTGATTAATAATACATCAAACGGATTAGTTATACGTGTATTCTGTGCGACTAAGGATGAAACATATAAAAAGCAAAGTTTTAAGACACGGGAAACATCAAGATTTTTATTGAGAGAAAGACAACTGCCTATAGGGTACCGCAAATGTGATAAAACATTTAGAAGTGGATATCATTACTGGTCATATGGCTGTGACTGGCATGAAAGAAAAGACAGTGTATATGATGAATCGTCTTACCTCTATACAGATAATCTTGATAAGGAACTAAACAGCAGGTATCAATATTGTGGTATAAAAAAATATGCTGAAGGTGTTGGTACCATTGATGTGATGCGGTATTTGTATAATTATCAAAGCAAACCTTTACTTGAACAACTTGCCAAAGGAAAATTTTTTGCCTTAATCACTGACATTATATTGTATCAATCCTATTACGGTCTATTTCAGTCTTTAGATATGGGTATTGATTTCAAGGCATCAACCTTGCAGCAAGCACTTGGACTAAATAAGGATCAAGTAAAAGTCATTCAACGTGCTAACGTTGATATAAACTTGATAAAACTATATAAATATTCTATTTCCCTTGGTCAGGAATTGAATGCAAATGAATTAATCTACTTGCAGGAAAAACAAGGGAGTGATTATTTCTATAGCCCTTATTATCCCTATGAACAAGTAGAAGAGTTAACACAACAACCAGATGTAATAAGCAATCGAAAACATGCTTATGTGACATTAAAAAAATTAATAATGTATAAGCAAAAACAAGAAGCACTAGGGCATGGTCGTAATTTTTATAATAATTATTTAGATTATCTAAAAGAATGTAAAATACTTCAATATAATTTAAGAAGTAAAACAAGACTATACCCAAAAGATTTATTGGAAGCTCATCAAAAAACATCAGCATTAATTAGTATAAAGAAAGATGAGAAAATTAATAAAAAAATAATCCAGTTAAATAATTCATTGGCACCTATTTACGAAGAGGAATATCAAGGGTATTGTTTTATAATGCCAAAAGGAATTGATGATTTCTTCAAGGAAAGTGATCAATTGAAACACTGTGTTAAAAATTATGCTGAAAGGATGGCAAATGAAACAACTACGATTGTTTTCATGAGAAAAAAGGGTGAAGAAAATAAGCCGCTATATACCATTGAATACAAAAAGAGGCGTATACAACAAATCCAAGGATTTCAACACTCAACTCCGCCTGAAGGTATAAAAAAAATTGCTGATGTATGGGCTAAAAATATTGAGAAAAAGTTACTTGTAACATAG